One Megachile rotundata isolate GNS110a chromosome 5, iyMegRotu1, whole genome shotgun sequence genomic region harbors:
- the lqfR gene encoding clathrin interactor lqfR isoform X3 has translation MMNMWKVRELMDKATNVVMNYTETEAKVREATNDDAWGPTGAMMQELAQATFTYEQFPEVMSMLWKRMLQENKRNWRRTYKSLLLLNYLVRNGSERVVTSSREHIYDLKSLENYTCIDEFGKDQGINIRHKVRELIDFIQDDDKLREERKKAKKNKDKYVGLSSEAMGMRFGGGDRWTDSPKWGKSSIDAYNDWDRDSRGKGFEDTNNSDDGEREDSDNDVHPSPKRGGREYRDTMDSIDRVNKTVASTIPTNASPARVTRTIKKVDLGAAANYGREQSNNENNTKSVVDDDDFNPRANTQPTVQTQNANADFGDFTSAFGNPAAKTKDSNDEFADFTSAFNSSVTISNPQMQPQLPQTQINLIGSAIPNINSSVTDNVNNAMFMNTQSASSPPFTAMTSGNTFSQTSNMDSNVFDTLQPQMLSNQQTLNNNIAPTTTDLLSDLDSLNSLSSGPVDRRIDNTNSNFFMNMNSTTPVAPNHGAYKMEKSITSTENLSKHAANRLLEELCSMGSIKNQNNLKKLKSYISDYVTFLPGPLTPQKYSNLDFDLEINPMLHGKILEEVIEKFDHNWPLQGNSLDPTFKQLVIIESTTLSVLAETLIALTYALKETKDKKKMFIISIILEQLVKSDSLFSVLVDVCKCRTQNKMQEEEFEQIWQNTVQIIISLPNRIANKLENNTFDTFSPQMYLKIISFHIARAISFISTGLHYSIAVETKLLSFLLNKIVITTKSENLLPLIDILMEWCFQNKNNERNVIQNILETLDTPSIGPIAVLFLKQCNISFGVYHIFGNLISNSNWKFALTTKLPLMCYYNDDNLVINLISYLAEFLNENRILIDLLMKLLDVWGDKSALNHTSLEQHTYITKLLIMSIRKSKRYINRNQKTDIQALLASGISNHLQSTHIILRAIGMSVGEVFSEELLESNDAQKLTFDYNNMPTEVTELVQSLKKLHIVTDTREHTKINDLIFENIEFDTLGAKKVYELGIECNLLPKKEVEIKNNDKNEITNLEDSIILSEVIPKAVMADEDNNENNSEIDSDDDLVPYDMSHDTKISEKLRPAYLRDLRDNLQNEKVLTNPDIFSESLEVCEELILSQLPGDDVSFAIELLSLLITLKEACYVENFEVLKFRSCVAIVTVYPKECAEFLCKQFYMDLDMYSVSQRLFFLDVLSESARRLSRIPVSEDKEDAIDISKVNSRKKEISKKISLFIDTEKSKQQKVLYSDDFEEFETTEDQNTDWPEIINKRIESNTRRYTHAMKPLKTFKNKFGNVASSFFYPLLYGFGKQGSCLNSGLQIFLDQENILLIRFLKTLSTIMVAAQNCLLASKMGKEILELSWTLRYHDQAKVRMAVIENIEAVLIAVPKDVIMNELFEIVLEIRLWLLDLFQNVIRGDHDKECRSLGARAVFLIDSIISSTFENAHN, from the exons ATGATGAACATGTGGAAAGTGCGGGAGTTAATGGATAAGGC GACCAATGTAGTAATGAACTACACGGAAACAGAGGCCAAAGTTCGGGAAGCAACAAATGATGACGCATGGGGTCCCACag GGGCAATGATGCAAGAACTGGCTCAAGCTACATTCACGTACGAGCAGTTTCCCGAGGTAATGTCCATGTTATGGAAAAGGATGTTGCAAGAAAATAAACGAAATTGGCGTCGGACGTATAAG TCTCTTCTACTATTGAATTACCTAGTTCGCAATGGTTCAGAGCGAGTGGTTACGTCGTCTAGAGAACATATTTATGATCTGAAATCATTAGAAAATTATACCTGTATTGATGAATTTGGCAAAGATCAAGGAATAAACATTAGACATAAAGTTAGGGAATTAATTGATTTTATTCAAGATGATGACAAATTGcgagaagaaaggaaaaaagcTAAGAAAAACAAAGATAAATACGTGGGTTTATCAAGCGAAGCAATGGGTATGCGATTTGGTGGCGGAGATAGGTGGACAGATAGTCCAAAATGGGGTAAGAGTAGTATAGATGCTTATAATGATTGGGACCGAGATAGCAGAGGAAAAGGATTTGAGGATACAAATAACAG TGATGACGGCGAAAGAGAAGATTCTGATAATGATGTTCACCCAAGTCCAAAAAGGGGAGGTAGAGAATATAGAGATACAATGGATAGTATAGATCGTGTCAATAAAACAGTTGCCTCCACAATTCCAACAAACGCTTCGCCAGCTCGAGTGACGAGGACTATTAAAAAAGTAGATTTAGGAGCAGCCGCAAATTATGGAAGAGAACAGTCCAAT AATGAGAACAACACTAAATCAGTCGTTGACGATGATGATTTTAATCCGAGAGCAAATACTCAACCTACTGTACAAACTCAGAATGCGAATGCAGATTTTGGTGATTTCACTAGTGCATTCGGTAATCCGGCTGCAAAAACGAAAGACAGTAACGacgaatttgcagattttacaTCCGCTTTTAATTCTTCCGTTACGATATCAAATCCTCAGATGCAGCCGCAATTGCCACAAacgcaaataaatttaataggaTCAGCAATACCAAATATTAATAGCTCAGTAACGgataatgtaaataatgcaaTGTTCATGAATACTCAATCGGCTAGCTCACCTCCTTTTACAGCTATGACTTCTGGAAATAcattttctcaaacttctaatatggatagtaatgtATTTGATACTTTACAACCGCAAATGCTCAGCAATCAGCAAACATTAAACAATAATATAG cGCCAACAACTACGGATCTTTTATCAGACTTAGATAGTTTAAATTCTTTGAGTTCTGGACCAGTGGACAGGCGAATAGATAACACCAACTCTAATTTCTTCATGAATATGAATTCAACAACACCTGTTGCACCAAATCATGGAG CATACAAGATGGAAAAAAGCATCACTTCAACTGAAAATCTTTCAAAACACGCTGCAAATCGACTTTTGGAAGAATTGTGTTCCATGGGTTCAATAAAAAATCAgaataatttgaagaaattgaaatcatatatttctgattatgttacatttttgcCAGGTCCACTTACCCCGCAAAAATATAGCAACCTCGATTTCGACTTAGAAATCAATCCTATGTTACATGGAAAGATTTTAGAAGaagttattgaaaaatttgatcatAATTGGCCATTACAAGGAAATAGTTTAGATCCAACCTTTAAACAGTTGGTTATTATTGAGAGTACCACATTATCAGTTTTAGCTGAAACTTTAATTGCTTTGACTTATGCTTTAAAAGAAACTAAggataagaaaaaaatgtttataatttcaatCATTTTGGAGCAGTTAGTGAAAAGTGATTCTTTGTTTTCTGTGTTAGTAGATGTATGTAAGTGTCGAACACAGAATAAGATGCAAGAAGAGGAGTTTGAACAAATATGGCAAAATAcagtacaaattataatttcattaccAAACCGTATAGCTAATAAACTGGAAAATAATACATTTGATACTTTTTCTCCTCAAATGTatcttaaaataataagttttcaTATAGCTCGTGCAATTTCTTTCATAAGCACTGGCTTGCATTACAGCATCGCAGTAGAAACAAAATTACTTTCATTTTTACTCAATAAAATAGTGATTACTACAAAGTCAGAAAATTTGTTACCTCTTATTGACATTTTAATGGAATGgtgttttcaaaataaaaataatgaacgaaatgtaatacaaaatatattagaAACACTAGATACACCAAGCATAGGACCAATAgcagtattatttttaaaacaatgcAACATAAGTTTTGGAGTTTAccacatttttggaaatttaatatcaaattcAAATTGGAAGTTCGCATTAACGACAAAACTTCCTTTAATGTGTTATTATAACgatgataatttagtaataaacCTAATTTCGTATTTagcagaatttttaaatgaaaatcgtATCCTTATTGATTTATTAATGAAACTTTTAGATGTTTGGGGTGATAAAAGTGCTTTAAATCATACCTCTCTAGAACAACATACATACATCACTAAATTACTAATTATGTCTATAAGGAAATCAAAACGTTATATAAACAGGAATCAAAAAACTGATATTCAAGCATTATTAGCTTCTGGTATATCAAATCATCTTCAATCTACACATATTATTTTAAGAGCAATAGGAATGTCTGTCGGAGAAGTTTTTTCTGAAGAACTGTTGGAATCAAACGATGCTCAAAAACTTActtttgattataataacatgCCTACTGAAGTAACAGAATTGGTTCAATCATTGAAAAAACTACATATAGTAACAGATACAAGGGAACACActaaaataaatgatttaatctttgaaaatattgaatttgataCATTAGGTGCCAAAAAAGTATATGAATTAGGTATTGAATGTAATCTCCTACCTAAAAAAGaggtagaaataaaaaataatgataaaaatgaaataacaaatttaGAAGATTCAATTATATTGTCTGAAGTAATTCCTAAAGCTGTTATGGCAGACGAGGACAATAACgaaaataattcagaaattgataGCGACGACGATTTAGTTCCATACGATATGTCTCATGATacaaaaattagtgaaaaattacGACCAGCCTATTTAAGAGATTTGCGCgacaatttacaaaatgaaaaagttttGACAAATCCGGATATTTTTTCAGAATCTTTAGAAGTTTGCGAGGAATTAATATTATCGCAATTACCAGGTGACGATGTATCTTTTGCAATTGAACTATTGAGtcttcttattacacttaaGGAAGCTTGTTacgttgaaaattttgaagtactAAAATTTAGATCTTGTGTGGCTATAGTGACTGTTTATCCTAAAGAATGTGCTGAATTTTTATGCAAACAATTTTATATGGATCTAGATATGTATTCTGTAAGTCAGCGGTTATTCTTCTTAGACGTATTGTCAGAATCAGCAAGAAGATTGTCGCGTATTCCAGTTAGCGAAGATAAAGAAGATGCAATTGATATATCAAAAGTAAACtcaagaaagaaagaaatttcaaagaaaatatcACTTTTTATTGACACAGAAAAAAGTAAACAACAAAAAGTATTATATAGTGAcgattttgaagaatttgaaacgaCGGAAGATCAAAACACAGATTGGCctgaaattattaacaaaagaaTTGAATCAAACACAAGAAGATACACGCATGCAATGAAACCTCTGAAAACGTTTAaaaacaaatttggaaatgttgcaTCTTCATTCTTTTATCCATTGTTATATGGTTTTGGTAAACAAGGCTCTTGTTTAAATAGTGGATTACAGATATTTTTAGACCAagaaaacattttattaattcgatTTTTGAAAACGTTATCTACTATAATGGTAGCAGCACAAAACTGTTTACTCGCTTCGAAAATGGgtaaagaaattttagaattatcgTGGACACTGCGATATCACGATCAGGCAAAAGTTAGAATGGCAGTGATAGAAAATATTGAAGCTGTACTTATTGCAGTACCAAAAGATGTAATCATGaatgaattatttgaaatagtTCTTGAAATAAGACTGTGGCTTCTAGATTTGTTTCAAAATGTGATCAGAGGTGATCATGATAAAGAATGCAGGAGTTTAGGTGCTAGAGCTGTATTTTTAATCGATTCCATTATAAGTTCAACATTTGAAAATGCACATAATTGA
- the lqfR gene encoding clathrin interactor lqfR isoform X2 gives MNYTETEAKVREATNDDAWGPTGAMMQELAQATFTYEQFPEVMSMLWKRMLQENKRNWRRTYKSLLLLNYLVRNGSERVVTSSREHIYDLKSLENYTCIDEFGKDQGINIRHKVRELIDFIQDDDKLREERKKAKKNKDKYVGLSSEAMGMRFGGGDRWTDSPKWGKSSIDAYNDWDRDSRGKGFEDTNNSDDGEREDSDNDVHPSPKRGGREYRDTMDSIDRVNKTVASTIPTNASPARVTRTIKKVDLGAAANYGREQSNNGISGSQNNSLSIKQKSKNDILNDIFDSQNENNTKSVVDDDDFNPRANTQPTVQTQNANADFGDFTSAFGNPAAKTKDSNDEFADFTSAFNSSVTISNPQMQPQLPQTQINLIGSAIPNINSSVTDNVNNAMFMNTQSASSPPFTAMTSGNTFSQTSNMDSNVFDTLQPQMLSNQQTLNNNIAPTTTDLLSDLDSLNSLSSGPVDRRIDNTNSNFFMNMNSTTPVAPNHGAYKMEKSITSTENLSKHAANRLLEELCSMGSIKNQNNLKKLKSYISDYVTFLPGPLTPQKYSNLDFDLEINPMLHGKILEEVIEKFDHNWPLQGNSLDPTFKQLVIIESTTLSVLAETLIALTYALKETKDKKKMFIISIILEQLVKSDSLFSVLVDVCKCRTQNKMQEEEFEQIWQNTVQIIISLPNRIANKLENNTFDTFSPQMYLKIISFHIARAISFISTGLHYSIAVETKLLSFLLNKIVITTKSENLLPLIDILMEWCFQNKNNERNVIQNILETLDTPSIGPIAVLFLKQCNISFGVYHIFGNLISNSNWKFALTTKLPLMCYYNDDNLVINLISYLAEFLNENRILIDLLMKLLDVWGDKSALNHTSLEQHTYITKLLIMSIRKSKRYINRNQKTDIQALLASGISNHLQSTHIILRAIGMSVGEVFSEELLESNDAQKLTFDYNNMPTEVTELVQSLKKLHIVTDTREHTKINDLIFENIEFDTLGAKKVYELGIECNLLPKKEVEIKNNDKNEITNLEDSIILSEVIPKAVMADEDNNENNSEIDSDDDLVPYDMSHDTKISEKLRPAYLRDLRDNLQNEKVLTNPDIFSESLEVCEELILSQLPGDDVSFAIELLSLLITLKEACYVENFEVLKFRSCVAIVTVYPKECAEFLCKQFYMDLDMYSVSQRLFFLDVLSESARRLSRIPVSEDKEDAIDISKVNSRKKEISKKISLFIDTEKSKQQKVLYSDDFEEFETTEDQNTDWPEIINKRIESNTRRYTHAMKPLKTFKNKFGNVASSFFYPLLYGFGKQGSCLNSGLQIFLDQENILLIRFLKTLSTIMVAAQNCLLASKMGKEILELSWTLRYHDQAKVRMAVIENIEAVLIAVPKDVIMNELFEIVLEIRLWLLDLFQNVIRGDHDKECRSLGARAVFLIDSIISSTFENAHN, from the exons ATGAACTACACGGAAACAGAGGCCAAAGTTCGGGAAGCAACAAATGATGACGCATGGGGTCCCACag GGGCAATGATGCAAGAACTGGCTCAAGCTACATTCACGTACGAGCAGTTTCCCGAGGTAATGTCCATGTTATGGAAAAGGATGTTGCAAGAAAATAAACGAAATTGGCGTCGGACGTATAAG TCTCTTCTACTATTGAATTACCTAGTTCGCAATGGTTCAGAGCGAGTGGTTACGTCGTCTAGAGAACATATTTATGATCTGAAATCATTAGAAAATTATACCTGTATTGATGAATTTGGCAAAGATCAAGGAATAAACATTAGACATAAAGTTAGGGAATTAATTGATTTTATTCAAGATGATGACAAATTGcgagaagaaaggaaaaaagcTAAGAAAAACAAAGATAAATACGTGGGTTTATCAAGCGAAGCAATGGGTATGCGATTTGGTGGCGGAGATAGGTGGACAGATAGTCCAAAATGGGGTAAGAGTAGTATAGATGCTTATAATGATTGGGACCGAGATAGCAGAGGAAAAGGATTTGAGGATACAAATAACAG TGATGACGGCGAAAGAGAAGATTCTGATAATGATGTTCACCCAAGTCCAAAAAGGGGAGGTAGAGAATATAGAGATACAATGGATAGTATAGATCGTGTCAATAAAACAGTTGCCTCCACAATTCCAACAAACGCTTCGCCAGCTCGAGTGACGAGGACTATTAAAAAAGTAGATTTAGGAGCAGCCGCAAATTATGGAAGAGAACAGTCCAAT AATGGTATATCTGGATCCCAAAATAATTCTTTGTCTATCAAGCAAAAAAgcaaaaatgatattttaaatgatatttttgATTCTCAGAATGAGAACAACACTAAATCAGTCGTTGACGATGATGATTTTAATCCGAGAGCAAATACTCAACCTACTGTACAAACTCAGAATGCGAATGCAGATTTTGGTGATTTCACTAGTGCATTCGGTAATCCGGCTGCAAAAACGAAAGACAGTAACGacgaatttgcagattttacaTCCGCTTTTAATTCTTCCGTTACGATATCAAATCCTCAGATGCAGCCGCAATTGCCACAAacgcaaataaatttaataggaTCAGCAATACCAAATATTAATAGCTCAGTAACGgataatgtaaataatgcaaTGTTCATGAATACTCAATCGGCTAGCTCACCTCCTTTTACAGCTATGACTTCTGGAAATAcattttctcaaacttctaatatggatagtaatgtATTTGATACTTTACAACCGCAAATGCTCAGCAATCAGCAAACATTAAACAATAATATAG cGCCAACAACTACGGATCTTTTATCAGACTTAGATAGTTTAAATTCTTTGAGTTCTGGACCAGTGGACAGGCGAATAGATAACACCAACTCTAATTTCTTCATGAATATGAATTCAACAACACCTGTTGCACCAAATCATGGAG CATACAAGATGGAAAAAAGCATCACTTCAACTGAAAATCTTTCAAAACACGCTGCAAATCGACTTTTGGAAGAATTGTGTTCCATGGGTTCAATAAAAAATCAgaataatttgaagaaattgaaatcatatatttctgattatgttacatttttgcCAGGTCCACTTACCCCGCAAAAATATAGCAACCTCGATTTCGACTTAGAAATCAATCCTATGTTACATGGAAAGATTTTAGAAGaagttattgaaaaatttgatcatAATTGGCCATTACAAGGAAATAGTTTAGATCCAACCTTTAAACAGTTGGTTATTATTGAGAGTACCACATTATCAGTTTTAGCTGAAACTTTAATTGCTTTGACTTATGCTTTAAAAGAAACTAAggataagaaaaaaatgtttataatttcaatCATTTTGGAGCAGTTAGTGAAAAGTGATTCTTTGTTTTCTGTGTTAGTAGATGTATGTAAGTGTCGAACACAGAATAAGATGCAAGAAGAGGAGTTTGAACAAATATGGCAAAATAcagtacaaattataatttcattaccAAACCGTATAGCTAATAAACTGGAAAATAATACATTTGATACTTTTTCTCCTCAAATGTatcttaaaataataagttttcaTATAGCTCGTGCAATTTCTTTCATAAGCACTGGCTTGCATTACAGCATCGCAGTAGAAACAAAATTACTTTCATTTTTACTCAATAAAATAGTGATTACTACAAAGTCAGAAAATTTGTTACCTCTTATTGACATTTTAATGGAATGgtgttttcaaaataaaaataatgaacgaaatgtaatacaaaatatattagaAACACTAGATACACCAAGCATAGGACCAATAgcagtattatttttaaaacaatgcAACATAAGTTTTGGAGTTTAccacatttttggaaatttaatatcaaattcAAATTGGAAGTTCGCATTAACGACAAAACTTCCTTTAATGTGTTATTATAACgatgataatttagtaataaacCTAATTTCGTATTTagcagaatttttaaatgaaaatcgtATCCTTATTGATTTATTAATGAAACTTTTAGATGTTTGGGGTGATAAAAGTGCTTTAAATCATACCTCTCTAGAACAACATACATACATCACTAAATTACTAATTATGTCTATAAGGAAATCAAAACGTTATATAAACAGGAATCAAAAAACTGATATTCAAGCATTATTAGCTTCTGGTATATCAAATCATCTTCAATCTACACATATTATTTTAAGAGCAATAGGAATGTCTGTCGGAGAAGTTTTTTCTGAAGAACTGTTGGAATCAAACGATGCTCAAAAACTTActtttgattataataacatgCCTACTGAAGTAACAGAATTGGTTCAATCATTGAAAAAACTACATATAGTAACAGATACAAGGGAACACActaaaataaatgatttaatctttgaaaatattgaatttgataCATTAGGTGCCAAAAAAGTATATGAATTAGGTATTGAATGTAATCTCCTACCTAAAAAAGaggtagaaataaaaaataatgataaaaatgaaataacaaatttaGAAGATTCAATTATATTGTCTGAAGTAATTCCTAAAGCTGTTATGGCAGACGAGGACAATAACgaaaataattcagaaattgataGCGACGACGATTTAGTTCCATACGATATGTCTCATGATacaaaaattagtgaaaaattacGACCAGCCTATTTAAGAGATTTGCGCgacaatttacaaaatgaaaaagttttGACAAATCCGGATATTTTTTCAGAATCTTTAGAAGTTTGCGAGGAATTAATATTATCGCAATTACCAGGTGACGATGTATCTTTTGCAATTGAACTATTGAGtcttcttattacacttaaGGAAGCTTGTTacgttgaaaattttgaagtactAAAATTTAGATCTTGTGTGGCTATAGTGACTGTTTATCCTAAAGAATGTGCTGAATTTTTATGCAAACAATTTTATATGGATCTAGATATGTATTCTGTAAGTCAGCGGTTATTCTTCTTAGACGTATTGTCAGAATCAGCAAGAAGATTGTCGCGTATTCCAGTTAGCGAAGATAAAGAAGATGCAATTGATATATCAAAAGTAAACtcaagaaagaaagaaatttcaaagaaaatatcACTTTTTATTGACACAGAAAAAAGTAAACAACAAAAAGTATTATATAGTGAcgattttgaagaatttgaaacgaCGGAAGATCAAAACACAGATTGGCctgaaattattaacaaaagaaTTGAATCAAACACAAGAAGATACACGCATGCAATGAAACCTCTGAAAACGTTTAaaaacaaatttggaaatgttgcaTCTTCATTCTTTTATCCATTGTTATATGGTTTTGGTAAACAAGGCTCTTGTTTAAATAGTGGATTACAGATATTTTTAGACCAagaaaacattttattaattcgatTTTTGAAAACGTTATCTACTATAATGGTAGCAGCACAAAACTGTTTACTCGCTTCGAAAATGGgtaaagaaattttagaattatcgTGGACACTGCGATATCACGATCAGGCAAAAGTTAGAATGGCAGTGATAGAAAATATTGAAGCTGTACTTATTGCAGTACCAAAAGATGTAATCATGaatgaattatttgaaatagtTCTTGAAATAAGACTGTGGCTTCTAGATTTGTTTCAAAATGTGATCAGAGGTGATCATGATAAAGAATGCAGGAGTTTAGGTGCTAGAGCTGTATTTTTAATCGATTCCATTATAAGTTCAACATTTGAAAATGCACATAATTGA
- the lqfR gene encoding clathrin interactor lqfR isoform X4 codes for MMNMWKVRELMDKATNVVMNYTETEAKVREATNDDAWGPTGAMMQELAQATFTYEQFPEVMSMLWKRMLQENKRNWRRTYKSLLLLNYLVRNGSERVVTSSREHIYDLKSLENYTCIDEFGKDQGINIRHKVRELIDFIQDDDKLREERKKAKKNKDKYVGLSSEAMGMRFGGGDRWTDSPKWGKSSIDAYNDWDRDSRGKGFEDTNNSDDGEREDSDNDVHPSPKRGGREYRDTMDSIDRVNKTVASTIPTNASPARVTRTIKKVDLGAAANYGREQSNNGISGSQNNSLSIKQKSKNDILNDIFDSQNENNTKSVVDDDDFNPRANTQPTVQTQNANADFGDFTSAFGNPAAKTKDSNDEFADFTSAFNSSVTISNPQMQPQLPQTQINLIGSAIPNINSSVTDNVNNAMFMNTQSASSPPFTAMTSGNTFSQTSNMDSNVFDTLQPQMLSNQQTLNNNIAPTTTDLLSDLDSLNSLSSGPVDRRIDNTNSNFFMNMNSTTPVAPNHGGTIGLSPVANLLTPSSTNSKNQPPSNTSTQVGSTWAGSGLNIDLDNIMGSKIKQSGPAPTMNQLASNSPQHQPKVITSPTMGYTSPMIQPQQQKQQHVNPAFFPAFQ; via the exons ATGATGAACATGTGGAAAGTGCGGGAGTTAATGGATAAGGC GACCAATGTAGTAATGAACTACACGGAAACAGAGGCCAAAGTTCGGGAAGCAACAAATGATGACGCATGGGGTCCCACag GGGCAATGATGCAAGAACTGGCTCAAGCTACATTCACGTACGAGCAGTTTCCCGAGGTAATGTCCATGTTATGGAAAAGGATGTTGCAAGAAAATAAACGAAATTGGCGTCGGACGTATAAG TCTCTTCTACTATTGAATTACCTAGTTCGCAATGGTTCAGAGCGAGTGGTTACGTCGTCTAGAGAACATATTTATGATCTGAAATCATTAGAAAATTATACCTGTATTGATGAATTTGGCAAAGATCAAGGAATAAACATTAGACATAAAGTTAGGGAATTAATTGATTTTATTCAAGATGATGACAAATTGcgagaagaaaggaaaaaagcTAAGAAAAACAAAGATAAATACGTGGGTTTATCAAGCGAAGCAATGGGTATGCGATTTGGTGGCGGAGATAGGTGGACAGATAGTCCAAAATGGGGTAAGAGTAGTATAGATGCTTATAATGATTGGGACCGAGATAGCAGAGGAAAAGGATTTGAGGATACAAATAACAG TGATGACGGCGAAAGAGAAGATTCTGATAATGATGTTCACCCAAGTCCAAAAAGGGGAGGTAGAGAATATAGAGATACAATGGATAGTATAGATCGTGTCAATAAAACAGTTGCCTCCACAATTCCAACAAACGCTTCGCCAGCTCGAGTGACGAGGACTATTAAAAAAGTAGATTTAGGAGCAGCCGCAAATTATGGAAGAGAACAGTCCAAT AATGGTATATCTGGATCCCAAAATAATTCTTTGTCTATCAAGCAAAAAAgcaaaaatgatattttaaatgatatttttgATTCTCAGAATGAGAACAACACTAAATCAGTCGTTGACGATGATGATTTTAATCCGAGAGCAAATACTCAACCTACTGTACAAACTCAGAATGCGAATGCAGATTTTGGTGATTTCACTAGTGCATTCGGTAATCCGGCTGCAAAAACGAAAGACAGTAACGacgaatttgcagattttacaTCCGCTTTTAATTCTTCCGTTACGATATCAAATCCTCAGATGCAGCCGCAATTGCCACAAacgcaaataaatttaataggaTCAGCAATACCAAATATTAATAGCTCAGTAACGgataatgtaaataatgcaaTGTTCATGAATACTCAATCGGCTAGCTCACCTCCTTTTACAGCTATGACTTCTGGAAATAcattttctcaaacttctaatatggatagtaatgtATTTGATACTTTACAACCGCAAATGCTCAGCAATCAGCAAACATTAAACAATAATATAG cGCCAACAACTACGGATCTTTTATCAGACTTAGATAGTTTAAATTCTTTGAGTTCTGGACCAGTGGACAGGCGAATAGATAACACCAACTCTAATTTCTTCATGAATATGAATTCAACAACACCTGTTGCACCAAATCATGGAG GAACAATTGGATTATCGCCAGTTGCAAATCTTCTTACTCCTTCATCaaccaattccaaaaatcaacCACCAAGTAATACATCTACACAAGTTGGTTCTACATGGGCTGGCTCAGGATTAAATATAGATCTCGATAACATTATGGGCAGTAAAATTAAACAATCAGGACCTGCCCCAACAATGAATCAATTGGCAAGTAACAGTCCACAACATCAACCTAAAGTTATAA CATCACCAACGATGGGATATACATCACCTATGATTCAACCTCAACAACAGAAACAACAGCATGTAAATCCAGCATTTTTTCCTGCATTTCAatga